Proteins encoded together in one Amblyomma americanum isolate KBUSLIRL-KWMA chromosome 1, ASM5285725v1, whole genome shotgun sequence window:
- the LOC144106548 gene encoding uncharacterized protein LOC144106548 → MLTSLAMLLTLAVIVVGIHMYARTADMTEDTLSVGGNQVNKLRKPDPRIFDLTLGPPPTDAPAPHQGSLKMKDAPSSPETHTTTQPPTETRSPTTESSGGHTTRTTSKTSLGNMTTEKPTPTRVPEQTTAPDRSPGANETASDKQGMKDPLVPTTNVSDSPSSNDKDGTVCPTVHKSFCNVNGAAQFFYDPDEGSCLSATVQRAHVCNRSPNQFASIEDCLAACVKGRWAPEHRCVQKPPFVACTAEDARGDWWFHDGRKCVPWSFAGGRCPLASAPVFDTAAVCGAQCNDSRTRRERGCLLPVSQLCEPSQLRLPFFAAPSVTDKGTAFQCHRVEWEFLLRHRCLLGSNAFVNRDECHETCRRRTRQY, encoded by the exons ATGCTCACCAGTCTGGCGATGCTGCTCACCTTGGCGGTGATCGTGGTCGGCATTCACATGTACGCGCGCACAGCAGATATGACAGAAGACACACTCTCGGTTGGTGGGAACCAAGTCAACAAGTTGCGCAAGCCTGACCCGCGCATCTTCGACCTGACGCTGGGCCCGCCACCTACGGATGCACCTGCGCCTCACCAG GGCTCCTTGAAGATGAAAGATGCACCCAGTTCACCCGAGACGCATACCACCACCCAACCGCCAACGGAAACGCGTTCACCAACAACTGAGAGCAGCGGAGGCCATACGACCCGCACTACCAGCAAGACCAGTCTTGGGAACATGACCACTGAGAAGCCGACGCCGACACGGGTGCCCGAGCAAACCACAGCGCCTGATCGGTCACCAGGCGCGAACGAAACGGCTTCAGACAAGCAAGGCATGAAGGATCCACTTGTCCCTACTACTAACGTCAGTGATTCCCCC AGCAGCAACGACAAGGATGGCACAGTCTGCCCAACCGTCCACAAGTCCTTCTGCAATGTCAACGGAGCGGCGCAGTTCTTCTATGACCCGGACGAAGGATCGTGCCTATCTGCGACAGTGCAGAGGGCTCACGTGTGCAACCGCAGTCCGaaccaattcgcctccatcgaggactGCTTGGCGGCCTGTGTCAAGGGCCGGTGGGCTCCTGAGCACCGTTGCGTTCAGAAGCCGCCGTTCGTAGCCTGCACTGCTGAAGACGCTCGCGGTGACTGGTGGTTCCACGACGGCCGCAAGTGTGTCCCATGGTCCTTTGCGGGTGGCAGATGCCCGCTGGCCTCGGCACCCGTCTTTGACACTGCGGCCGTGTGCGGCGCGCAGTGCAACGATTCGCGGACACGTCGGGAGCGGGGATGCCTGCTGCCGGTGTCACAGTTGTGCGAACCTTCGCAGCTTCGCCTTCCGttttttgccgctccgtcggtgacGGATAAAGGCACCGCGTTCCAGTGTCACAGGGTGGAGTGGGAATTTCTGCTTCGACACCGATGTTTATTGGGCTCCAACGCCTTCGTCAACCGGGATGAGTGCCACGAAACCTGTCGCCGTCGAACGCGACAATATTGA